ATGCCAGAGTAGGCCTCTTGAGAATTTTGGAATCTTATTCTTCTAAGCTGAAAAGTTCTAAGGTCCATGTTTTCTTCGATGGTAAAAAAGAAAAAGGGAACGAAACCAAAGAAGATTCGTATGGAAAAATACGCGTTTATTTCAGTCAGGACAGAAAGGCGGACGATTTGATCAAGGAATATATCAAATACGCCCCGAGACCTGCGGATCTATTCGTCGTAACTTCTGACCAGGAAATTTTGGCTTTTGCAAAAAGACTAGGAACAAAACCTATACTATCCGAAGAGTTCGTAAAAAAAATAGAAAGCGCCTTAGCGGAAAAACCGACTCGGGAAGAAAAGGACTCGGGCGTAAAACTTTCTCCGGGAGAGATGCTCTACTGGAAGGAACTATTCAAGAAGGGAAAGTAAAAGAGTGCTCTACAATTCGATCTTATTTTTCGTTTTTTTCTCAATCGTTTATTCTATTTATTGGCTTCTTCCAGAAAAGAGAAGATCTGATTTTTTACTCATTTCCAGCGGGATCTTTTACATTGTAGCTTCTTCCACAATTCTGAGTGGGATCTATTTCTTTTTTCATTTTTTAATCATAGTTTTATTCAATTATTTCGCTTACTTTAAGATCAAAACTTCTGTAAAACCTAAGGGTTGGATGATATTCGCAGTTCTATTGAACGCAATCAACCTAGGTTTCTTTAAGTATTTCTATTTTATGAACAGGATACTTTTTGATCTTACTCAATATCCATTTTTTGACGAAGTCCCAAGAATATTACAAATCTCTCTTCCATTAGCAGTGAGTTTTTATAGTTTCCAAATGATTGCAGCTGCAGTAGATGCTTATAGAAAACCAGAAGGAGAATTGATCGGTCTTAAGCAATATCTTGGTTTTGTAATATTCTTCCCTGTGCTGATTGTGGGACCAATTTTAAGAACCAAAGATTATTTTGTAAATATTGGGCATTTGAATCCGGATAAGGATAAGATTGTTCGTGCTTCTTATTTGATGATCGCTGGTCTGATCAAAAAAATACTGATCGCTGATCCCGTGGCCGGAGTTATCGCTCCAGTTTTTGGAAATCCAGGACAGTATGATAATCTTTCACTGGTCTTAGCAGCATTTGGATATGCGATCCAAGTATATTGCGATTTTTCAGGACTTACTGATATGGCAAGAGCAGTTGGCTTGTATTTTGGATTTGAACTTCCTGAGAACTTTAATGCACCTTTGTTTTCTCCTTCCGGAAGAGAGTTATGGCAGAGATGGCATATGAGTCTTTCTTTTTGGCTTAGGGATTATATTTATTTTCCTTTGGGGGGAAGTAAAAAAGGAGAATGGCGCACTTATATCAATCTGATCATCACTATGACTGTGGGTGGTGTCTGGCATGGAGCAGATTATACATTTATTGCCTGGGGATTTTATTGGGGAGTTATACTCGCATTCGAAAGATTTCTGGTTGGTAAGTTCGGTTGGAATGATGAAGATTCCAAAAGTAAAATTCTGAATTTTTTAAGGATACAATTCGTATTCTGTTTATTCTCCTTCAGCGCGATCTTGTTCAGAGCAAATTCTGCGACCAAGATGATCCAACATGTTGTTGGAATTGTAACTAATACACAAAATTATCTTTCTGCGTCCTTACAATCCTTAGGTTTTGGTTGGATAGAAAATTCGATCTCAT
The sequence above is drawn from the Leptospira saintgironsiae genome and encodes:
- a CDS encoding NYN domain-containing protein, whose product is MHLVVDGFNLIYKIPELEEYMYSNRLRDARVGLLRILESYSSKLKSSKVHVFFDGKKEKGNETKEDSYGKIRVYFSQDRKADDLIKEYIKYAPRPADLFVVTSDQEILAFAKRLGTKPILSEEFVKKIESALAEKPTREEKDSGVKLSPGEMLYWKELFKKGK
- a CDS encoding MBOAT family O-acyltransferase; this encodes MLYNSILFFVFFSIVYSIYWLLPEKRRSDFLLISSGIFYIVASSTILSGIYFFFHFLIIVLFNYFAYFKIKTSVKPKGWMIFAVLLNAINLGFFKYFYFMNRILFDLTQYPFFDEVPRILQISLPLAVSFYSFQMIAAAVDAYRKPEGELIGLKQYLGFVIFFPVLIVGPILRTKDYFVNIGHLNPDKDKIVRASYLMIAGLIKKILIADPVAGVIAPVFGNPGQYDNLSLVLAAFGYAIQVYCDFSGLTDMARAVGLYFGFELPENFNAPLFSPSGRELWQRWHMSLSFWLRDYIYFPLGGSKKGEWRTYINLIITMTVGGVWHGADYTFIAWGFYWGVILAFERFLVGKFGWNDEDSKSKILNFLRIQFVFCLFSFSAILFRANSATKMIQHVVGIVTNTQNYLSASLQSLGFGWIENSISLVTGPSPFILESMKNIEKIGYSYLGFIVFHWIQSRKDLLMKWGKGKDWIVVACGVVTVFAIALFSEDSGACIYCQF